A stretch of DNA from Rhizobium sp. EC-SD404:
CGCGAAGTTTTTCCTGCGAGGCGGAGCGATCCTGCATTTTCGGCCTTCGGGTAACGCTCCCGAAATGCGTTGCTATGCGGAAGCGTCGAGCCGCGATGCCGCGGAGGTACTCCTCGCCGAAGGACTGCAGCGCCTGCAGGCGTTCGATTCCGCGGGAGGGGAGAACTGATGTCTGTATCGGCTCCGCTCATTCCAGTGCTTCTGGCCGGTGGTTCAGGCTCGCGTCTCTGGCCGCTGTCGCGTCAGCTCAATCCGAAACAGTTCCTGCCGCTCACCAGCGATCGCACCATGCTGCAGGAAACGGCGCTGAGGCTCACCGGCATGGCGGCCGATCCGATCCTCATCTGCAACGAGGAGCACCGCTTCCTGGCCGCCGAACAGTTGCGCGGCATCGGTGCGAGGGCGCAGTCGATCGTGCTCGAGCCGGTCGGTCGGAACACGGCACCGGCAATCGCTGTAGCGGCGCTGAAGGCGCTCCAGGTGCATGAGGATCCGCTTCTCATCGTTCTGGCTGCGGATCATCTGATCCAGAATGTCGCCGCCTTCCGACAGGCGGTCGAAAGGGCGCTGCCGCTGGCGCAGGCAGGCCGGCTGGTCACCTTCGGCATCGTGCCGGATCGTCCCGAGACCGGCTACGGCTATATCCAGCAGGGCACTCCGCTTGGCGAGGTCGGCTTCGAGGTCGCCCTTTTCGTCGAGAAACCGGATCGGACGACCGCTGAGGGATACATCGCTTCAGGGGATCATTTGTGGAACAGCGGCATGTTCCTGTTCCAGGCAAGTGATTATCTCGATGAGCTGGAGCGTCATGCGCCGGAGATCGTCGCGGCGTGCCGCCAGGCGCTCGACGGGGCCGTTGCGGACCTCGATTTCCTGCGCCTGGACCGGGCTGCATTCGAGGCGTGCCCCGCGGTCTCCATCGACTATGCCGTGATGGAAAAGACGACGCGGGCGGCGGTGGTGCCGCTCGAGGCAGGATGGAGCGATATCGGATCCTGGTCCGCGCTCTTCGATATTCGCGCCAAGGACGATGACGGCAACGCCTTTCGCGGCGACGTGATCGCCACGGGAAGTTCCCGCAGCTTCGTGGAGGCTGACCACCGGCTGGTCGCCCTTGTCGGCACGACCGATCTCGTCGTGATCGAAACGAAGGACGCGGTTCTCGTTGCGCACAAGGACCGGGTTCAGGACGTGCGCCACATCGTCGATGCCATCAAGGCCGACGGGCGGCACGAGCATCTGAACCATCGCGAACTCTACCGTCCCTGGGGCGCGATCGACACGGTGGACCAGGGCGGGCGCGATGTCGTGAAGCGTATTACGGTCAAGCCGGGCGCGGCGATGTCGACGCAGATGCATCACCACCGCGCCGAGCACTGGATCGTCGTGAAGGGCACGGCGAAAGTGACGATCGGTGACCGGGTCGTGGTGCTGTCGGAAAATCAGTCCACCTACATTCCGGTGGGCGAGGTCCATCGGCTCGAGAACCCCGGGCTGATCCCGCTCGAAATCATCGAGATCCAGACCGGCAGCTATCTTGGGGAAGACGACATCGTTCGCTTCGCGCCGCCGAAGCTACTCGGAGACGACGATCGTTAGGCCAACGATCTGTCACGCAGAACGGCTGAACCTCGTCTGGTCGACCGCCGCCGCCATCAGCGCCTGGGTATAGGCTTCCCGCGGATGGTCGAAGATCGCGGCCGTCGCGCCTTCCTCGACGATTCTTCCCTCCTTCATCACGATGATGTGGTCGGCCATGGCCCGCACCACCGCCAGATCATGGCTGATGAAGAGATAGGCGAGGTCGTGCGCCTTCTGCAGATCGCGTAGGAGATCGACGATCTGTTTCTGCACCGAGCGGTCGAGTGCCGAGGTCGGCTCGTCGAGCACGACGATCTTCGGCTTGAGGATCATGGCACGGGCAATCGCGATGCGCTGGCGCTGACCGCCGGAGAATTCGTGCGGGTAGCGGTTGCGCATCAGAGGATCCAGCCCGACCTCGGCCAGGGCCTCGATCGCACGCGCATCGCGTTCGCGTCGCGTCAAATGCGGCTCGTGCACCAGAAGGCCCTCCGTCACGATCTGGCCCACCGTCATACGGGGGGACAGCGAGCCGAACGGATCCTGGAAGACGAGCTGCATTTCATGGCGCAACGGCCGCATGGCTTCGCGGTCAGCATGGGAAATGTCTTTTCCCTCGAAACGCACTTCGCCCTTGGATGGCGCGAGCCTCAGGAGCGCTCGCCCGAGCGTGGATTTGCCGGACCCCGATTCGCCGACGATCCCGATCGTCTGGCCTTGCCGCAGCTGCAGCGAAATGCGGTCGACCGCCTTCAGGTCGACGGCCGCACCCTTCATGAAGCCGCCGCCGACGCGGAAGGTGACGGCAACATCGCGGCCTTCGAGCAGGACCGGCGCCGTCGGTGGCGGAGGTGCCTTGATGCCGGTCGGCTCGGCCGCCAGCAGCATTTGCGTGTAAGGGTGGGCAGGGGCAGTGAACAACATCTCGGCATCGTTCGTCTCGACCACCTCGCCCTTCTGCATGACGTAGACGCGGTCTGCGAAGCGCCGGACGATGCCGAGGTCGTGGGTGATGAAGACGATTGCCATGCCGAGGCGCTTCTGCAGATCGGCAAGAAGCTCGAGGATCTGCGCCTGGATCGTCACGTCGAGTGCCGTCGTCGGTTCATCGGCAATCAGGATGTCAGGGTCGTTGGCGAGCGCCATGGCGATCATCACGCGCTGGCGCTGCCCCCCCGACAGTTCGTGCGGGTAGGCATCGATCCGTCGTTCCGGGTCGGGCAGACCGACGAGTTTCAACAGCTCAATGATGCGGGGCCGCACCTCGCGTCGCTTGAGCTTGCCGTGATGGATGATGGGCTCCGACAGCTGCCGGCCGATCTTGTAGAGCGGATCAAGCGAGGTCATCGGCTCCTGGAAGATCATGGTGATCTTCTCGCCGCGGATGCGGTTCAGCGCCCGGTCGGAGAGGCCGATGATTTCCTTTCCGCGGTATTGCGCCGAGCCCTTCGCCCGGCCGTTGCCGGCGAGCAGGCCCATGATCGCCATCATGGTCTGGCTCTTGCCGGAGCCGGATTCGCCGACGATCGCCACGGTTTCACCCGGCATCACGTCGAGGTCGACGCCTTTGACGGCGTAGACCGGGCCATCATTGGTGCCGAATTCGACCTTCAGATCGCGCACTTTGAGGATCGGGTCGCTCATCTCATCGGTCCTTCGGATCGAGCGCATCGCGCAGGCCATCGCCGAGGAAGTTCAGCGCGAACAGGATGATCGTCAGCGTCACCGCCGGATAGATCAGGAGCCAGCTCGCGCCGCGCATGTTCGCCGCGCCATCGGAGATCAGAAGCCCGAGGCTCGTCAGCGGCGGCTGGACGCCGAGGCCGAGGAAGGAGAGCAGGCTTTCCAGCAGGATCGCCTTCGGCACCAGAAGCGTGACGAAGACGATCACCGGGCCAAGCGTGTTCGGGATCACGTGCCGTCGCAGGATGCCCCAACTTGTGACCCCCATGGCCTGGGCGGCTTCCACATATTCCTGCCGCTTGATGGTGAGCGTCTGCCCACGCACGATCCGCGCCATGTCCAGCCATTCGGTGCAGCCGATGGCGATGAAGATCAGCACGAAACTTCGGCCGAAGAAGACCACCAGCAGAATGACGAAGAAGATGAAGGGCAGCGAATAAAGGATATCCACGAAGCGCATCATGACGTTGTCGACGCGGCCGCCAAGATAGCCGGCGACAGCGCCGTAGGTGACGCCCAGCACAAGCGCCATCAGTGAGGCGAGAAGCCCGATCGCAAGCGAGATGCGGATGCCGATCATCGTGCGGGTCAGCACGTCCCGGCCATTGGCATCGGTGCCGAAGATGAAGCGCAGCCGCTGCACGTCCGCCACCATCTCGGCACTCAGGCCGTCGGCGCTGAGGTTTTCGATGCGTGCATTGGAGAACAGGTCGGAGCGGTCGACATAGCGGGTGATGCGGTCGTCGATGGGCTCGTCGTTCGAAATCAGCGCCCGTGCGGTCTGGCCCTCGATCGTGATTTCGCCGATCGTAACACGGCCGCGTTCGATCGCGCTTTCGAGGGCTGGCGTGATGTTTTCGGCGCGGGGATAAGCCTCGAAGCTGGCCGGCGCGCGGACGAATTGCGGGTAGATGCGGTCATAGGGGTGTGGCGAAAGCATCGGCCCGAAAATACCCGTGAGGGCGAGGGCGATGAGCACGATCATCGAGACGACGGCAGCCTTGTTGCGGCGCAGGCGAAGCCAGGCATCCTGGCCGAGCGAGCGGCTCTGGCGATAGTCGAGTTCGGAATGGGCTGAGATTGTTTCGGTCATCGCGATGGGCCTCAATCGTAACGCACGCGCGGGTCGAGCCACGCATAGAGGATGTCGACGA
This window harbors:
- a CDS encoding mannose-1-phosphate guanylyltransferase/mannose-6-phosphate isomerase, with translation MSVSAPLIPVLLAGGSGSRLWPLSRQLNPKQFLPLTSDRTMLQETALRLTGMAADPILICNEEHRFLAAEQLRGIGARAQSIVLEPVGRNTAPAIAVAALKALQVHEDPLLIVLAADHLIQNVAAFRQAVERALPLAQAGRLVTFGIVPDRPETGYGYIQQGTPLGEVGFEVALFVEKPDRTTAEGYIASGDHLWNSGMFLFQASDYLDELERHAPEIVAACRQALDGAVADLDFLRLDRAAFEACPAVSIDYAVMEKTTRAAVVPLEAGWSDIGSWSALFDIRAKDDDGNAFRGDVIATGSSRSFVEADHRLVALVGTTDLVVIETKDAVLVAHKDRVQDVRHIVDAIKADGRHEHLNHRELYRPWGAIDTVDQGGRDVVKRITVKPGAAMSTQMHHHRAEHWIVVKGTAKVTIGDRVVVLSENQSTYIPVGEVHRLENPGLIPLEIIEIQTGSYLGEDDIVRFAPPKLLGDDDR
- a CDS encoding ABC transporter ATP-binding protein — protein: MSDPILKVRDLKVEFGTNDGPVYAVKGVDLDVMPGETVAIVGESGSGKSQTMMAIMGLLAGNGRAKGSAQYRGKEIIGLSDRALNRIRGEKITMIFQEPMTSLDPLYKIGRQLSEPIIHHGKLKRREVRPRIIELLKLVGLPDPERRIDAYPHELSGGQRQRVMIAMALANDPDILIADEPTTALDVTIQAQILELLADLQKRLGMAIVFITHDLGIVRRFADRVYVMQKGEVVETNDAEMLFTAPAHPYTQMLLAAEPTGIKAPPPPTAPVLLEGRDVAVTFRVGGGFMKGAAVDLKAVDRISLQLRQGQTIGIVGESGSGKSTLGRALLRLAPSKGEVRFEGKDISHADREAMRPLRHEMQLVFQDPFGSLSPRMTVGQIVTEGLLVHEPHLTRRERDARAIEALAEVGLDPLMRNRYPHEFSGGQRQRIAIARAMILKPKIVVLDEPTSALDRSVQKQIVDLLRDLQKAHDLAYLFISHDLAVVRAMADHIIVMKEGRIVEEGATAAIFDHPREAYTQALMAAAVDQTRFSRSA
- a CDS encoding ABC transporter permease subunit, giving the protein MTETISAHSELDYRQSRSLGQDAWLRLRRNKAAVVSMIVLIALALTGIFGPMLSPHPYDRIYPQFVRAPASFEAYPRAENITPALESAIERGRVTIGEITIEGQTARALISNDEPIDDRITRYVDRSDLFSNARIENLSADGLSAEMVADVQRLRFIFGTDANGRDVLTRTMIGIRISLAIGLLASLMALVLGVTYGAVAGYLGGRVDNVMMRFVDILYSLPFIFFVILLVVFFGRSFVLIFIAIGCTEWLDMARIVRGQTLTIKRQEYVEAAQAMGVTSWGILRRHVIPNTLGPVIVFVTLLVPKAILLESLLSFLGLGVQPPLTSLGLLISDGAANMRGASWLLIYPAVTLTIILFALNFLGDGLRDALDPKDR